Proteins from one Entomospira culicis genomic window:
- a CDS encoding alpha-glucosidase — protein MFHVNHLENKVIYQIYPKSFMDSNGDGVGDLKGIISKLEYLAGLGIDYLWLSPINQSPQRDNGYDISDYYAIDPRFGTLEDYKLLIHEAAKWNIKIMMDLVLNHTSTDHAWFQKALAGDAHYQKFYYFSDRPTTATSVFGGSAWNFVPELNKYYFCLFDKTQADLNWDNPEVRQEIYKMVNYWIDLGVQGFRLDVIDSISKDLNNNIVSRGPRFIEYLSELSDQTFQDKILTVGECWNPPLEQMYAMCGEHGLFQAFHFADITHNHRPNKWNLDPLSLKTVVEVYEKWQNQYAGAPAWAMNNHDSPRLLSLWLDDQTYRYESATLLITLYSMFKGNLYLYQGEEIGMTNAHQEDINWYNDIETLNAYQEMKEQGLSEEEIMQKIMKVSRDNARVSMHWNASTYAGFSTVKPWLGLAQNHTTVNVANDLANPQHSIYYYYKSILALRKNFYPHINTMATFHVDDSILTITYPTHKLYANFSAKATDYTPPLAPILISNYEENLPHQLQPYQAIIYQIANG, from the coding sequence ATCTTAAAGGCATTATCAGCAAGCTTGAGTACCTCGCCGGGCTGGGTATCGACTACCTCTGGCTTAGCCCGATTAACCAATCGCCCCAACGCGACAATGGCTATGACATCAGTGATTATTACGCCATCGATCCGCGCTTTGGTACGCTAGAGGATTATAAATTGCTCATCCACGAGGCAGCCAAGTGGAATATCAAGATCATGATGGATCTCGTCCTCAACCACACCTCCACCGATCATGCGTGGTTTCAAAAAGCCCTCGCTGGCGATGCGCACTACCAAAAATTCTACTACTTTAGCGATCGCCCCACCACGGCTACCTCGGTCTTTGGCGGCAGCGCGTGGAATTTCGTTCCCGAACTCAATAAATACTACTTCTGTCTCTTCGACAAGACCCAAGCCGATCTCAATTGGGACAATCCCGAAGTACGCCAAGAGATCTACAAAATGGTCAATTATTGGATCGATTTAGGCGTGCAAGGCTTCCGTCTCGATGTCATCGACTCCATCTCCAAAGACCTCAATAATAATATCGTCTCGCGCGGGCCACGCTTTATCGAGTACCTAAGCGAGCTATCCGACCAAACCTTTCAAGACAAAATCCTCACCGTCGGCGAGTGCTGGAATCCGCCCCTCGAGCAAATGTATGCCATGTGTGGCGAACACGGACTCTTTCAGGCCTTTCACTTTGCCGACATTACCCATAACCATCGCCCAAACAAATGGAACCTCGATCCCCTTAGCCTAAAAACCGTGGTGGAAGTATACGAAAAGTGGCAAAATCAATACGCAGGCGCTCCTGCTTGGGCGATGAACAACCACGATAGTCCGCGCCTCCTTTCCCTATGGCTTGACGATCAAACCTATCGTTATGAGAGCGCCACGCTGCTGATTACCCTCTACAGCATGTTCAAGGGAAACCTCTATCTCTATCAAGGGGAAGAGATTGGGATGACTAATGCGCACCAAGAAGATATCAACTGGTATAACGACATCGAGACGCTCAACGCCTATCAAGAGATGAAAGAGCAAGGGCTAAGCGAAGAGGAAATCATGCAAAAAATCATGAAGGTCTCGCGCGACAACGCTCGCGTAAGCATGCACTGGAATGCCTCGACCTACGCTGGCTTCTCCACTGTCAAACCGTGGCTGGGTCTCGCGCAAAATCACACCACGGTCAATGTTGCCAACGATTTAGCCAATCCCCAGCACTCCATCTATTATTATTACAAGAGTATCCTCGCCTTGCGCAAAAATTTCTATCCACACATCAACACCATGGCAACCTTTCATGTTGATGATTCGATCTTAACCATCACCTATCCCACCCACAAACTCTACGCCAACTTCTCGGCAAAAGCCACCGACTACACCCCACCGCTTGCCCCCATTCTTATCTCTAACTACGAAGAGAACCTCCCTCATCAACTACAGCCCTATCAAGCGATTATCTACCAAATTGCCAATGGATAA
- a CDS encoding alpha/beta hydrolase, whose product MANYTYHPITPPTQALGRSREIWVYLPTNYADSTERFPVIYLHDGQNLTEHRTMGSDDKWQLEQFLAQNQHFILVSIDCIGEHRLNEYAPFPAEPEAQALLDSLPFPHAPFHPEGDRYIAWLVDDLKPYIDHTYRTDPTRNGIIGSSMGALISLYAQATHPHLFTYSALLSPAYWFSPTQLMRYLQSSHLNHQNIIYTSVGDAEQGLADAPMYLEPFAQINHILHQEKQTSLTARIISQGKHHETDWAKLIPEIFAPFIAH is encoded by the coding sequence ATGGCAAATTACACCTACCATCCTATCACACCACCGACGCAAGCTTTGGGTCGCTCACGAGAAATTTGGGTCTATCTACCCACCAACTATGCCGATAGTACAGAGCGTTTCCCCGTTATCTACCTACACGATGGGCAAAATCTCACCGAACATCGCACCATGGGTTCGGACGATAAGTGGCAATTGGAGCAATTTTTAGCCCAAAACCAACACTTTATCCTCGTCAGTATCGACTGCATTGGAGAGCATCGCCTCAACGAGTACGCGCCCTTCCCCGCCGAACCCGAAGCACAAGCATTATTAGACTCACTACCCTTTCCTCATGCGCCCTTTCATCCCGAAGGCGATCGCTATATCGCGTGGTTAGTAGACGATCTCAAGCCCTATATCGACCACACCTATCGCACCGATCCCACCCGTAATGGCATCATTGGCTCGAGCATGGGTGCGCTCATTTCGCTCTACGCCCAAGCCACTCATCCCCATCTCTTTACCTACAGCGCCCTCCTCTCGCCAGCCTACTGGTTTTCGCCCACTCAACTGATGCGTTATCTTCAATCCTCCCACCTCAACCATCAAAACATCATTTATACCAGCGTAGGCGATGCCGAACAAGGGCTTGCCGATGCCCCCATGTATCTTGAACCCTTCGCCCAAATCAACCACATCTTGCACCAAGAGAAGCAGACCTCCCTCACTGCCAGAATCATTTCTCAAGGTAAGCACCACGAAACCGATTGGGCTAAGCTCATTCCTGAGATTTTTGCGCCATTTATTGCGCATTAG